A single region of the bacterium genome encodes:
- a CDS encoding O-antigen ligase family protein, protein MASSASRTAPKAPTLGIGGLFLFLLPLVTLVPYGPMPLWLTQDFLLRWAAALFFIVVMAHALKGVKSPFQVQLDSADILLFLLAVWVLLAALTSATSFQAFYSFRGFLALLLFWSGLRLLWSEKPWIFERFEWLFFGTALVAALFVLADVVGTNLHLLHIDALNLLRQGTFPNQNIAAGYLGMALLWGAYQKLHGRRVPWWTLGFLLVVWGLTESRGAFAAMTLAVVLYLVLNMREVEQHLVRWKMKQWSIFGGAVLFLGASVSLMVNRLLNGDAIDPRAYFRLDVWLSTLKMIKAQPLFGFGPGTYGDVYPYFRPASLWNTSNPFAHNEFLQVAAECGLPALLLVLLLLAVLLAAFRPSGGARPTHRLLTSRGSTAEFTFYLLVFEALHNCVDFTFHEWSHRLILLGFVTFALREKGAVEPMSADLKFAPLPFWGMTTAAFLFVSWALGVGTVRDGLSRLYDLRSVLAQNRGDWAGAEDFARRSLAFRPNNDDPWNSLGAVEVYRGLSAKDHDEREKFFNEADEDFQTALHYSPYTEEPKTNRIQSLLQRGRWSQALELQKKLVAEGPRVPTHFTELARILTRLGRAKEAVGPAQQAIDQFPYFLPAYFAKAQALEALGRRTEALHTYEDARQMLKNIDQEDPSGQVQPNIDRLQGHP, encoded by the coding sequence ATGGCATCCTCCGCATCGCGAACGGCCCCCAAGGCCCCGACCCTTGGGATCGGGGGCCTTTTTCTCTTCCTCCTTCCTCTGGTCACCTTGGTGCCCTACGGCCCCATGCCTCTTTGGCTGACCCAGGACTTCCTTCTTCGCTGGGCCGCGGCCCTCTTTTTCATCGTCGTCATGGCCCACGCCCTGAAGGGCGTGAAAAGCCCTTTCCAGGTCCAGTTGGATTCCGCCGATATCCTCCTTTTTCTCCTCGCCGTCTGGGTGCTTTTGGCCGCTTTGACCTCGGCGACATCCTTCCAGGCTTTTTATTCCTTCCGCGGCTTCCTGGCCCTGTTGCTCTTCTGGTCCGGCCTGCGGCTCCTGTGGAGCGAAAAGCCCTGGATCTTCGAGCGGTTCGAGTGGCTCTTCTTCGGGACCGCCCTGGTGGCCGCCCTTTTCGTCCTGGCGGACGTGGTCGGCACCAACTTGCATCTGCTCCACATCGACGCCTTGAACCTCCTGCGGCAAGGGACCTTTCCGAACCAGAACATCGCGGCAGGCTATCTCGGCATGGCGCTCCTTTGGGGGGCCTACCAAAAACTCCATGGGCGCCGGGTGCCTTGGTGGACCCTGGGTTTCCTCTTGGTCGTTTGGGGCTTGACCGAAAGCCGGGGGGCCTTCGCGGCCATGACCCTGGCGGTGGTGCTTTATCTCGTCCTGAACATGCGGGAGGTGGAACAGCACTTGGTCCGCTGGAAAATGAAACAATGGTCCATCTTCGGGGGCGCGGTCCTTTTCTTAGGGGCCTCGGTGTCGTTGATGGTGAACCGTCTCTTGAACGGGGATGCCATCGACCCCCGCGCCTATTTCCGGCTGGATGTCTGGCTCAGCACCCTGAAGATGATCAAGGCCCAGCCCCTCTTCGGTTTCGGCCCCGGGACCTACGGGGATGTCTATCCTTATTTCCGTCCGGCCAGCCTTTGGAACACCTCCAACCCCTTCGCCCATAACGAGTTCCTGCAGGTGGCCGCCGAATGCGGTCTGCCGGCGCTCCTGCTGGTGCTGTTGCTTTTGGCGGTCCTGTTGGCGGCCTTCCGGCCCTCCGGGGGGGCCCGCCCCACCCACCGGCTCCTGACCTCCCGGGGCTCGACGGCCGAGTTCACCTTCTACCTCCTCGTTTTCGAGGCCCTCCACAATTGCGTGGACTTCACTTTCCACGAATGGTCCCACCGGCTGATCCTGCTGGGCTTCGTCACCTTCGCCCTGCGGGAGAAGGGGGCGGTCGAACCCATGTCGGCGGACCTGAAGTTCGCTCCCCTGCCCTTCTGGGGAATGACCACGGCCGCTTTCCTTTTCGTGTCCTGGGCCCTGGGGGTGGGCACGGTGCGGGACGGCCTCTCGCGCCTTTACGACCTCAGGAGCGTCCTCGCCCAGAACCGGGGGGATTGGGCGGGGGCCGAAGACTTCGCCCGGCGGAGCCTGGCCTTCCGGCCGAACAACGACGATCCCTGGAATTCCCTGGGAGCGGTGGAAGTCTATCGGGGCCTCTCGGCCAAGGACCATGACGAAAGGGAAAAATTCTTCAACGAAGCCGACGAGGATTTCCAGACGGCCCTCCATTACTCGCCCTATACCGAGGAGCCCAAGACCAACCGCATCCAAAGCCTGCTCCAGCGGGGGCGTTGGTCCCAGGCCCTGGAACTTCAGAAAAAATTGGTCGCGGAAGGCCCGCGGGTGCCCACCCATTTCACCGAACTGGCCCGGATCCTCACCCGCCTGGGTCGGGCCAAGGAAGCGGTGGGGCCCGCCCAACAGGCCATCGACCAATTCCCCTATTTCCTCCCGGCCTATTTCGCCAAGGCCCAGGCCTTGGAAGCTTTGGGCCGCCGGACCGAGGCCCTGCACACCTATGAGGATGCCCGGCAAATGCTCAAGAACATCGATCAAGAGGACCCCTCGGGCCAGGTCCAACCGAACATCGACCGGTTGCAGGGCCACCCTTGA
- a CDS encoding glycosyltransferase family 4 protein: MPKKMKIAHIITRLELGGAQQNTLYCCAHHDRKKYEVLLISGEGGYLDGAAQKIPGCKTYFLPELKHPIRPYWDHQALQRIEAILRAEKVDLVHTHSSKAGILGRLAAKRAGVKAILHTVHGWGFYPGQFLPVKWLYQALERWAAGFTDVLIAVSRENVETGLKAGIGRPEQYRVIHSGIDPKLYQAGRAQAALARREFRSEGRPTVLVLSNFKKQKSPFEVVAVAEKLAKEVPKALFLWAGDGPMMGKVRASIRSKGLEDNFRLLGWREDVGALLGACDVLLLTSLYEGLPRVVLQAMAAGKPVVATAVSGTPEAVRHGITGFLHAPGEPGAMAVSLSLLLKDPAKARKMGQAGKRALKGTFLIREMLKEIEGNYRRVFLP; the protein is encoded by the coding sequence TTGCCCAAAAAGATGAAGATCGCCCACATCATCACCCGCCTGGAACTGGGCGGAGCCCAGCAGAACACCCTCTATTGCTGCGCCCATCACGACCGTAAAAAGTACGAGGTCCTTCTCATCAGCGGGGAGGGCGGCTACCTGGACGGGGCGGCCCAGAAGATCCCCGGTTGTAAGACCTACTTCCTTCCGGAACTGAAGCACCCCATCCGGCCCTATTGGGACCACCAGGCTTTGCAACGGATCGAAGCCATCCTGCGGGCCGAAAAGGTGGACCTGGTCCACACCCACAGTTCCAAGGCGGGCATCCTGGGCCGCTTGGCCGCCAAGCGGGCGGGGGTGAAGGCCATCCTCCATACGGTCCATGGCTGGGGTTTTTACCCGGGCCAATTCCTTCCGGTGAAATGGCTCTATCAGGCCCTCGAGCGTTGGGCCGCCGGGTTCACCGATGTCCTGATCGCGGTCAGCCGGGAGAATGTGGAAACGGGACTGAAAGCCGGTATCGGACGGCCGGAACAATATCGCGTCATCCACAGCGGCATCGATCCCAAGCTTTACCAGGCCGGCCGGGCGCAGGCGGCCCTGGCCCGCCGTGAGTTCAGGTCCGAAGGCCGCCCCACGGTCCTGGTGCTCTCCAATTTCAAGAAACAAAAATCTCCTTTCGAAGTGGTGGCCGTCGCCGAAAAATTAGCGAAGGAAGTGCCCAAGGCCCTTTTTCTTTGGGCGGGGGATGGTCCCATGATGGGAAAGGTCCGGGCTTCGATCCGGTCCAAAGGGTTGGAGGACAACTTCCGCTTGTTGGGTTGGCGGGAGGATGTGGGGGCCCTGTTGGGGGCTTGCGATGTCCTTCTCCTGACCTCCCTTTATGAAGGCTTGCCCCGGGTGGTCCTGCAGGCCATGGCGGCGGGGAAGCCCGTGGTGGCCACCGCGGTCTCGGGCACGCCCGAGGCGGTCCGCCATGGGATCACAGGTTTCCTCCATGCACCGGGTGAGCCGGGGGCCATGGCGGTCAGTTTATCGTTGCTCCTCAAGGACCCGGCCAAAGCCCGCAAGATGGGCCAAGCCGGGAAGCGGGCCCTAAAAGGCACATTTTTGATCCGGGAAATGCTCAAGGAAATCGAAGGGAACTATCGGCGGGTTTTCCTGCCCTGA
- a CDS encoding autotransporter domain-containing protein encodes MNRSWSILLAGLLSLSAGFLQAQSVFTVTTSAGDQSANSLGWAVTSLNAAGDGAISIDNGSANVTLTQPLPVLGSSNVTLQGDPLNLFGQNSAQSQFLVQGALNQQDHFFFQDTGTSGSGLDMSVTAGSWVQNGSYFTNLWAGSVTDTTLSGGSGFTAGDGGNNGVTIGFLTVNNGWVIKGGAGGAVTDTSGSNDMGGNGGNAYLTGTSLVMAGSIFQVLGGNGGSVTDLGSGTGHQGGDGGSASVSYGFVNSGPFGNFYVQAGDGGSALTAGNGGAATALVGTLGLTQGFNVLGGQGGNGPSLSGNGGSAFASIGSFIGTGGSNLKIAGGNGGGAVNSAGQGGNATLAGGSITINGPGSSFQVLGGNGGNLAPLASGPGGDGGNGGSASVSLTDLEILSASTFKVLGGAGGSGSSGAGIGDGGAGGDTTFHLGTLAVGTNTILSLSSGFGGVGGTANSGGTGGAGGNGGDLSVTLGSLALGTGSNLNLTGGTGGGGGAVASGGTGGDGGSGGNVTLSVGSVTLASGNVLNISGGAGGSGGLAGTSGSAGANGQAFATIGNLDGSGSVNMGGSAVLQISQGLFTGTLTGSENLQKTSGATLVLGGANSYGGGTSVLAGTLAVDTGGTLGVGIVQVGSGSLLTYLNSANASATTIVNNAGASLVFANSSSAGTASVTNNSILAFTGTSTAGSAQVVDAAGATVLFTGSASGGTAAFNLLSSGTQGILNIGGATGTVTIGSLTGTGDVLLGTGTLAIGSNGQSTTFAGLFQQLGSVAKVGTGNLVLTAASTFTGGTSILGGTLSLGSANALGGGNVYNAAQLRTTGGPLTVQLGADYTQTASGTLNMGLGGSGISSFDKMTVIGDMSLDGTLSLFSYGGLTAAPIGNAVLLLASGGTVSGEFQDVVENLSAGIRLLPIYLSNAVELLSINPSFRTAALTPNQAAIGEDLDQVVFKPQLNGLMSFLGTLADPDLRTALTELSPEDLVSLYSIGFQGAAARFDAVSHRLEQLRQDVDGTLWLPGFSWNGETLFAANLPATRERALAGKNREEWSGFVAANGGLYQVDADANASGYKTTSFGLTAAGLDIRLSREAAAGFLLSYQHGDVTFGSGGTLADDEVQGGVYGMVYSEGFYAEGLAEGGLHNYRTKRTGYNGIATGTPQGTQFDGALELGYAIDMKQVHLGPYGALQYTLVQVNAFSESGSQAPLTYPSQSNDSLLGQAGLQASGDLKLAGGAVLTPGIKVGYEHEFDYQGGTFQAGMGTGDVFTVAGPVVGKDGFLASAGADLTVHKDLRFFADYQGQFGRAGLSSHQVDLGSRIGF; translated from the coding sequence TTGAATCGTTCCTGGTCCATCCTCCTGGCGGGACTCTTGTCCCTGTCCGCCGGGTTCCTTCAAGCCCAATCGGTCTTCACCGTGACCACCAGTGCCGGGGACCAAAGCGCCAATTCGCTCGGATGGGCGGTCACTTCCCTCAACGCGGCCGGGGACGGCGCCATCAGTATCGATAACGGTTCGGCGAACGTGACCCTTACCCAGCCCCTCCCGGTCCTGGGTTCCTCCAATGTCACCCTCCAAGGCGATCCGCTGAACCTCTTCGGGCAGAACAGCGCCCAAAGCCAGTTCCTGGTCCAGGGGGCCCTCAATCAGCAGGACCATTTCTTCTTCCAGGATACGGGAACCTCGGGATCCGGTCTCGACATGTCAGTGACCGCCGGCTCTTGGGTCCAGAACGGCAGTTATTTCACGAACCTCTGGGCGGGAAGCGTGACCGATACCACTCTTTCGGGGGGATCGGGTTTTACCGCGGGTGACGGCGGCAATAACGGGGTCACGATCGGTTTTCTCACGGTCAACAATGGCTGGGTCATCAAGGGCGGCGCTGGGGGCGCGGTGACCGACACGAGTGGTTCCAATGACATGGGCGGCAACGGAGGGAACGCTTATCTAACAGGGACTTCTTTGGTCATGGCAGGGAGCATCTTTCAGGTCCTGGGGGGCAACGGTGGGTCGGTGACCGACCTGGGGAGCGGGACGGGCCATCAGGGAGGGGACGGGGGGTCGGCCTCGGTCTCTTATGGTTTCGTGAACAGCGGGCCTTTCGGCAACTTCTATGTCCAGGCCGGCGATGGCGGGTCCGCCTTGACCGCGGGTAACGGTGGCGCGGCCACGGCCCTGGTCGGGACCCTGGGGTTGACGCAGGGATTCAACGTCCTGGGCGGCCAGGGCGGGAATGGTCCCAGCCTTTCCGGGAACGGTGGTTCGGCTTTCGCCTCGATCGGTTCTTTCATCGGGACCGGTGGTTCCAACCTCAAGATCGCGGGAGGCAACGGAGGTGGGGCGGTCAATTCGGCCGGCCAGGGTGGGAACGCCACATTGGCCGGCGGGAGCATCACCATCAACGGCCCCGGTTCGAGTTTCCAGGTACTGGGCGGCAATGGGGGGAATTTGGCTCCCTTGGCCTCGGGCCCGGGCGGTGACGGCGGGAACGGTGGTTCGGCCTCGGTCTCCCTGACGGATCTCGAGATCCTGTCCGCTTCCACTTTCAAGGTCCTGGGTGGCGCGGGCGGTTCAGGCTCCTCGGGAGCGGGAATAGGCGATGGAGGCGCGGGCGGCGATACCACCTTCCATCTCGGGACCTTGGCCGTCGGCACCAACACCATCCTGTCCTTATCCAGCGGGTTCGGCGGGGTCGGGGGAACGGCCAATAGCGGCGGGACCGGCGGAGCGGGAGGGAACGGCGGCGACCTATCCGTGACCTTGGGAAGCCTGGCCTTGGGAACGGGTTCCAACCTGAACCTGACGGGCGGCACAGGCGGGGGCGGTGGGGCGGTGGCCTCCGGCGGAACGGGCGGTGACGGAGGGTCGGGCGGGAACGTTACCCTTTCGGTGGGTTCGGTCACGCTGGCTTCGGGCAACGTCCTCAATATTTCCGGCGGCGCCGGTGGTTCGGGCGGTTTGGCCGGCACCAGCGGGAGCGCGGGGGCGAACGGCCAGGCTTTCGCCACCATCGGGAACTTGGACGGGTCGGGAAGCGTGAACATGGGCGGCAGCGCCGTCCTGCAAATATCCCAAGGGCTTTTCACGGGCACTCTGACGGGTTCGGAGAACCTCCAAAAGACCTCCGGGGCCACCCTTGTGCTGGGCGGCGCCAATAGTTATGGCGGGGGGACCTCGGTCTTGGCCGGGACCCTGGCGGTCGACACGGGAGGAACCCTGGGAGTGGGGATCGTCCAAGTGGGGAGTGGGTCGCTCCTGACCTACCTGAATTCGGCCAATGCCTCGGCCACGACCATCGTGAACAACGCGGGGGCTTCCTTGGTCTTCGCCAACTCCTCCAGCGCAGGAACGGCCTCAGTGACCAACAACTCGATCCTGGCCTTCACGGGGACTTCGACGGCGGGGTCCGCCCAGGTGGTGGACGCCGCCGGGGCCACGGTCCTTTTCACGGGAAGCGCTTCCGGCGGGACGGCCGCTTTCAACCTGCTTTCCAGCGGCACCCAGGGCATCCTGAACATCGGTGGCGCCACGGGGACCGTGACCATCGGGTCCTTGACGGGGACGGGGGATGTCCTTTTGGGGACCGGAACCCTGGCCATCGGCTCCAATGGACAAAGCACCACTTTTGCGGGTCTCTTCCAACAATTGGGGTCGGTCGCCAAGGTGGGGACGGGGAACCTGGTCCTCACCGCCGCCAGCACCTTCACCGGTGGCACCTCCATCCTGGGAGGGACCCTGAGCCTGGGGTCCGCGAACGCCTTGGGAGGTGGAAATGTCTACAACGCAGCTCAATTGCGGACGACGGGCGGGCCCCTGACCGTCCAACTGGGCGCCGACTATACCCAGACGGCTTCGGGGACCTTGAACATGGGATTGGGCGGGTCCGGCATTTCTTCTTTCGACAAGATGACCGTCATTGGCGACATGTCCCTGGATGGGACCTTGTCCCTCTTTTCCTATGGTGGTTTGACGGCCGCGCCCATTGGGAACGCGGTCCTGCTCCTCGCCTCCGGTGGAACGGTCTCGGGCGAGTTTCAGGATGTGGTGGAGAACCTGAGCGCCGGGATCCGCCTGCTCCCCATCTATCTTTCCAACGCGGTGGAGCTCCTTTCCATCAATCCATCCTTCCGGACCGCGGCCCTCACCCCCAATCAGGCGGCCATCGGGGAGGACCTAGACCAGGTGGTCTTCAAGCCCCAGTTGAACGGCCTGATGTCTTTCCTGGGGACCTTGGCGGACCCGGACCTTCGCACCGCCCTGACCGAATTGTCGCCCGAGGATCTTGTCTCCCTTTATTCGATCGGGTTCCAGGGCGCGGCCGCCCGCTTCGACGCGGTAAGCCACCGTCTGGAGCAATTGCGGCAGGATGTGGATGGGACCCTTTGGCTGCCCGGGTTTTCCTGGAATGGGGAAACCCTTTTCGCCGCCAACCTGCCGGCCACCCGGGAAAGGGCCTTGGCCGGCAAGAACCGTGAGGAATGGAGCGGCTTCGTCGCCGCCAATGGAGGCCTTTACCAGGTGGACGCCGACGCCAACGCCTCCGGCTACAAGACCACTTCCTTCGGCTTGACCGCGGCGGGGCTCGATATTCGCCTGTCCCGGGAGGCCGCCGCCGGATTCCTTTTGAGCTATCAGCATGGCGATGTGACCTTCGGGTCCGGCGGCACCCTGGCCGATGACGAGGTCCAGGGCGGGGTCTATGGCATGGTCTATTCGGAGGGGTTCTACGCCGAGGGATTGGCCGAGGGTGGGCTCCACAACTACCGCACCAAGAGGACCGGCTACAACGGGATCGCGACCGGCACCCCCCAAGGGACCCAGTTCGACGGGGCCCTGGAACTGGGCTACGCCATCGATATGAAGCAGGTCCATTTGGGTCCCTATGGCGCCCTGCAATATACCTTGGTACAGGTGAACGCCTTCAGCGAGTCCGGCTCCCAGGCGCCCCTGACCTATCCCTCCCAATCCAATGATTCGTTGCTCGGCCAGGCCGGTTTACAGGCCAGCGGGGATCTCAAACTGGCGGGAGGCGCTGTCCTGACGCCGGGGATCAAGGTCGGCTACGAGCACGAGTTCGACTATCAGGGTGGCACCTTCCAGGCGGGGATGGGGACGGGCGACGTCTTCACCGTCGCCGGTCCCGTGGTCGGCAAGGATGGGTTCCTGGCTTCGGCGGGCGCGGACCTGACGGTCCACAAGGACCTGCGGTTCTTCGCTGATTACCAGGGCCAGTTCGGCCGCGCGGGCCTGAGTTCCCACCAGGTGGACCTGGGGAGCCGCATCGGCTTTTGA